In Sphingomonas sp. LR60, the following are encoded in one genomic region:
- a CDS encoding response regulator, which translates to MTMRVLLVEDEPLIAMMLEDFLDALDKTHAGTADSVAAALPLVEAGGFDAAILDVNLRGGEKSFAIADALAERNIPFVFATGGGGDEIAATHRERPRLAKPFTIDGVDKALSELA; encoded by the coding sequence ATGACGATGCGTGTGCTTTTGGTCGAAGACGAACCGTTGATTGCGATGATGCTCGAGGATTTCCTCGACGCGCTCGACAAGACTCATGCCGGGACCGCCGACAGCGTCGCCGCGGCGCTGCCGTTGGTGGAGGCGGGCGGGTTCGACGCCGCGATCCTCGACGTCAACCTGCGCGGTGGTGAGAAGAGCTTCGCGATCGCCGACGCGCTTGCCGAACGCAACATCCCGTTCGTCTTCGCTACCGGTGGCGGCGGCGACGAGATCGCCGCGACCCACCGCGAGCGGCCGCGCCTCGCCAAGCCGTTCACGATCGATGGCGTCGACAAGGCGCTTAGCGAGCTGGCCTGA
- a CDS encoding M13 family metallopeptidase, with product MRLVTITVSSLLALIPAALIAQSAQQPAPAPTPAADRPTYGTFGFDAAGMDRGVQPGDDFYGFANGTWAKNTAIPADESNYGAFNVLQDLSRERTRSILEAAKGDPRSKIGTAYAAFLDTGAIENAGLKPVQPWLAKIRKVDKAGYPALLAEADRNGVDIPFGLYVGQDDKDPDTYAVNLMQNGLGMPDRDYYLSTDAKLMQTKAAYQAHLAKLLTLAGEANGEARAAALVAFETELARVHWTRIDSRDADKTYNKMTLEQLRQSAPGFDFAGFLKAEKASAPTLIVAQPTAIAGTAKLIAATPIAVLRDQLLVRSLDGFADVLPKAIDAESFAFNGTVLSGTPQQRERWKRGVSFTSEALTDEVSKVYVARYFPPETKAAADEMVKNVLAALGKRVEKLDWMAPETKQKALAKLAAFTPRIGYPEQWRDYSNLDVRANDAFGNMLRANQWRHDYNVTKLGKPIYRWEWGMAPMTVNAQANFGLVAITFPAAILQPPFFDPKADPAVNYGGIGAVIGHEISHHFDDQGAKYDAKGRLTQWWTDGDVQKFKALSERLVKQYDAYKPLPGMHVKGELTLGENSADLAGLAAAHDAYVATLGGKPAPLIDGFTGDQRFYLGWAQVWRRNYREANLRQRLLTDPHAPSEQRGNIVRNMDPWYSAYNPQPGQKLYLAPNARVRIW from the coding sequence ATGCGTTTGGTCACCATCACCGTTTCTTCGCTTCTGGCGCTCATCCCCGCCGCATTGATCGCGCAATCCGCGCAGCAGCCCGCACCTGCGCCGACACCTGCCGCCGACCGCCCCACGTACGGCACCTTCGGCTTCGACGCCGCGGGCATGGACCGTGGCGTGCAGCCGGGCGACGACTTCTACGGCTTCGCCAACGGCACCTGGGCGAAGAACACCGCGATCCCCGCCGACGAGTCGAACTATGGCGCCTTCAACGTGCTGCAGGACCTGTCGCGTGAGCGCACGCGGTCGATCCTCGAGGCCGCCAAGGGTGATCCGCGCTCGAAGATCGGCACCGCTTATGCCGCTTTCCTCGATACCGGCGCGATCGAGAATGCCGGACTGAAGCCGGTCCAGCCGTGGCTGGCCAAGATCCGCAAGGTCGACAAGGCCGGTTACCCCGCCTTGCTCGCCGAAGCGGATCGCAACGGCGTCGACATCCCGTTCGGCCTGTACGTCGGGCAGGACGACAAGGACCCGGACACCTATGCGGTCAACCTGATGCAGAACGGGCTGGGGATGCCCGACCGCGATTATTACCTGTCGACCGACGCCAAGCTGATGCAGACCAAGGCCGCCTATCAGGCACATCTGGCCAAGCTGCTGACGCTCGCCGGTGAAGCGAACGGCGAGGCGCGTGCCGCCGCGCTCGTGGCGTTCGAGACCGAGCTGGCGCGTGTGCACTGGACCCGCATCGACAGCCGCGACGCGGACAAGACCTATAACAAGATGACGCTGGAGCAGTTGCGGCAGAGCGCGCCGGGCTTCGACTTCGCGGGCTTCCTCAAGGCCGAGAAGGCGAGCGCGCCAACGCTGATCGTCGCGCAGCCGACCGCGATCGCGGGCACCGCGAAGCTGATCGCCGCCACGCCCATCGCGGTGCTGCGTGATCAGTTGCTGGTGCGCAGCCTCGACGGCTTCGCCGACGTACTGCCGAAAGCGATCGATGCCGAGAGCTTCGCGTTCAACGGAACCGTGCTGAGCGGCACCCCGCAGCAGCGTGAGCGGTGGAAGCGCGGCGTGAGCTTCACCTCCGAGGCGCTGACCGATGAGGTCAGCAAGGTCTATGTCGCGCGCTATTTCCCGCCCGAAACCAAGGCGGCGGCGGACGAGATGGTCAAGAACGTGCTCGCCGCGCTCGGCAAGCGCGTCGAGAAGCTCGACTGGATGGCGCCGGAGACCAAGCAAAAGGCACTCGCCAAGCTTGCCGCCTTCACCCCGCGGATCGGTTATCCCGAGCAGTGGCGCGATTATTCGAACCTCGACGTTCGCGCCAACGACGCGTTCGGCAACATGCTGCGCGCCAATCAGTGGCGGCACGATTACAACGTCACCAAGCTCGGCAAGCCGATCTATCGCTGGGAATGGGGCATGGCGCCGATGACGGTGAACGCGCAGGCCAATTTCGGTCTGGTCGCGATCACCTTCCCGGCGGCGATCCTCCAGCCGCCGTTCTTCGATCCCAAGGCCGACCCGGCGGTCAATTACGGCGGGATCGGCGCGGTGATCGGGCATGAGATCAGCCACCATTTCGACGATCAGGGCGCGAAATACGACGCCAAGGGGCGGCTGACGCAATGGTGGACCGATGGCGACGTGCAGAAGTTCAAGGCGCTTAGCGAGCGGCTGGTCAAGCAGTACGACGCCTATAAGCCGCTGCCAGGGATGCATGTGAAGGGCGAGCTGACCCTCGGCGAGAATAGCGCCGACCTCGCCGGGCTCGCCGCCGCACACGACGCCTATGTCGCGACGCTGGGGGGCAAGCCCGCGCCGTTGATCGACGGCTTCACCGGCGACCAGCGTTTCTATCTCGGCTGGGCGCAGGTGTGGCGCCGCAACTATCGCGAGGCCAATCTGCGCCAGCGTCTGCTCACCGACCCCCACGCACCGTCCGAGCAGCGCGGCAATATCGTCCGCAACATGGATCCGTGGTACTCGGCCTATAATCCGCAGCCGGGCCAGAAGCTGTACCTCGCGCCCAATGCGCGGGTGCGGATCTGGTGA
- a CDS encoding DUF2062 domain-containing protein, producing MWERVAAWSRRNLPTRESMANSRVLRPVAHRVLAPELWRFTRRSVPRGVALGMFTGILIPLGQIPASAVLALPLRANVPAAALTTFFTNPLTTPLLFVMYYKVGNWLLHLDRSVPGQPLGDAVQAAPGWIDWLLQDAGPATAVGMVVCSVIGALLGYGLAALLWRLWIARKWRHRHHGN from the coding sequence CTGTGGGAGCGCGTCGCGGCGTGGAGCCGCCGCAACCTGCCGACACGCGAGTCGATGGCGAACAGTCGCGTGCTGCGCCCGGTCGCGCATCGCGTACTCGCGCCTGAGCTGTGGCGGTTCACGCGACGCTCCGTGCCGCGCGGCGTGGCGCTGGGGATGTTTACCGGTATCCTGATCCCGCTCGGTCAGATCCCGGCCTCGGCGGTGCTCGCGCTGCCGCTGCGCGCCAACGTGCCGGCGGCGGCGCTCACCACTTTCTTCACCAATCCGCTGACCACGCCATTGCTGTTCGTGATGTACTATAAGGTCGGTAACTGGTTGCTCCACCTCGATCGCTCGGTGCCCGGACAACCGCTGGGCGATGCCGTGCAGGCCGCGCCGGGCTGGATCGACTGGCTCTTGCAGGACGCCGGTCCCGCCACCGCGGTGGGAATGGTGGTCTGCTCGGTGATCGGCGCGCTGCTCGGTTACGGGCTGGCGGCGCTCTTGTGGCGGCTGTGGATCGCGCGCAAATGGCGGCACCGTCACCACGGTAACTAG
- the smpB gene encoding SsrA-binding protein SmpB: MSRPKPTTFDKKKIVAENRRARFDYAVDTTYEAGIVLTGTEVKSLRFGEGSIAESYAEVKGDEVWLVNSNIPEFSHGNRFNHEPKRPRKLLLHEREINKLHGAVARDGMTLVPLMIYFNGQGRAKVELALAKGRKAHDKREHIKERDWKREAGRILRDHG; the protein is encoded by the coding sequence ATGTCGCGTCCCAAACCCACCACCTTCGACAAGAAGAAGATCGTCGCCGAAAATCGCCGCGCCCGTTTCGATTACGCGGTCGACACCACCTATGAGGCGGGGATCGTGCTTACCGGCACCGAGGTGAAGTCGCTGCGCTTCGGCGAGGGTTCGATCGCGGAAAGCTATGCCGAGGTGAAGGGCGACGAGGTGTGGCTGGTCAATTCGAACATCCCCGAATTCAGCCACGGCAACCGCTTCAATCACGAACCCAAGCGGCCCCGTAAACTGCTGCTTCACGAGCGTGAAATAAACAAGCTGCACGGCGCGGTCGCGCGGGACGGCATGACGCTGGTGCCGTTGATGATCTACTTCAACGGGCAGGGACGCGCGAAGGTGGAACTGGCACTCGCCAAGGGACGGAAAGCGCACGACAAGCGCGAACATATCAAGGAACGCGACTGGAAACGCGAAGCCGGTCGCATCCTGCGCGACCACGGCTGA
- the dapA gene encoding 4-hydroxy-tetrahydrodipicolinate synthase, whose product MFSGSIPALVTPFDAQGDFVESAYRDLIEWQIVEGSSALVPCGTTGEAATLTKEEQFAIVRVCVDQAKGRVPVIAGAGSNDTRVAAANLHAAREAGADAALMVPPYYNRPSQEGIYRHFEALAADSPLPIVLYNVPARTVTDIQPDTLIRIVAAFPKVFVAVKDASGVLTRVTQHRAGLGADFCQLSGNDDLGLAFNANGGVGCISVTANVAPGLCADFQRACAAGDIATARDLHDRLFALHTSLFTDASPGPVKYAMTKVRPGFPDGLRLPMTWPSEASRAAVDAGLEHAGL is encoded by the coding sequence ATGTTCTCAGGTTCCATCCCCGCATTGGTCACGCCGTTCGATGCGCAGGGCGATTTCGTCGAGTCGGCGTATCGCGACCTGATCGAGTGGCAAATCGTCGAGGGCTCCTCCGCGCTCGTGCCGTGCGGCACCACCGGCGAGGCGGCGACGCTGACCAAGGAGGAGCAATTCGCGATCGTCCGAGTCTGCGTCGATCAGGCGAAGGGACGCGTGCCGGTGATTGCCGGGGCGGGATCGAACGATACGCGCGTCGCCGCCGCGAATCTGCACGCCGCTCGCGAGGCGGGGGCGGATGCGGCGCTGATGGTGCCGCCTTATTACAATCGCCCGTCGCAGGAGGGCATCTATCGCCATTTCGAGGCACTCGCCGCCGACTCACCGCTGCCGATCGTCCTCTACAACGTCCCCGCGCGGACCGTCACCGATATCCAGCCCGACACGCTGATCCGCATCGTCGCGGCGTTTCCGAAGGTCTTCGTCGCGGTGAAGGACGCCTCGGGCGTGCTGACCCGCGTGACGCAGCACCGCGCCGGGCTGGGCGCGGACTTCTGCCAGCTTTCCGGGAACGACGACCTCGGGCTCGCCTTCAACGCCAATGGCGGGGTGGGGTGCATCTCGGTCACCGCCAATGTCGCGCCGGGGCTATGCGCCGACTTCCAGCGCGCCTGTGCTGCGGGTGACATTGCGACAGCGCGCGACCTGCACGACCGGCTGTTCGCGCTCCACACGTCGCTGTTCACCGACGCGTCGCCTGGCCCGGTGAAGTACGCGATGACCAAGGTGCGCCCCGGCTTCCCCGATGGCTTGCGCCTGCCGATGACCTGGCCGTCAGAGGCGAGCCGTGCGGCGGTGGATGCCGGGCTCGAACACGCTGGGCTCTGA
- a CDS encoding lytic transglycosylase domain-containing protein yields MILFVAAAGILAVVAGQYGAVPATQPAQPPVAAAPLPGMAQPVAQWKALQQTDALPFDSYFSFISAHPGWPGEAGFRRTLERKAATDPNTPVASVAAFCRRWKPLTAAGWIACARAYQSTGATIDAQVAARTGWRLGNLSPQDESTVLTQFASALSPADHDARTDALLWQGATSSAQRMLAYTSEAARALFTARLAFRSNAENASALAASYDAIGARDAGYIADKAMWLRNSGASPSARGWLARTRTDMTRPGNVEKFYEALLVNARAAAADGQWQTAYDIARQIDDAYPAGTDVSTKPYGERDDYTSLAWLAGQAALKLGRPADARAMFERYGLGSQSPQTRAKGLYWAARTAEQARQPDANALFERTAGYRDQYYGQLAIEHLRRPLTAPPAPPTPVIAATARSAFYGREVVRAAQFLGQAGQYQDQTAFVKQIAADATSDTDHYLADELSRSLGRPDLGVLLGRSAMQNGLTEYSATGFPTVAVPSGYEAEWPMIHAVARQESQFDRMARSPVGASGLMQLMPGTAREQAGKLGLSYDPLRLTNDTNYNIQLGSSYFQRIFALYGSYPLAIAAYNAGPGNVNKWLRANGDPRTGSVDAVDWVEAIPYGETRNYVQRVLENAVVYDLMNPSRAKSRGPNNLSWYLGRSRGG; encoded by the coding sequence TTGATCCTTTTCGTTGCAGCAGCAGGAATCCTGGCGGTCGTCGCCGGGCAATATGGTGCGGTGCCCGCGACCCAGCCGGCACAACCCCCGGTCGCGGCGGCCCCGTTGCCGGGCATGGCGCAGCCGGTCGCGCAGTGGAAGGCGCTGCAACAGACCGACGCGTTGCCGTTCGACAGCTATTTCTCGTTCATCAGTGCCCATCCCGGCTGGCCGGGCGAGGCCGGTTTCCGACGCACGCTGGAGCGCAAGGCGGCGACCGATCCGAATACGCCGGTGGCGAGCGTCGCGGCGTTCTGCCGCCGGTGGAAGCCGTTGACCGCGGCGGGCTGGATCGCCTGCGCACGCGCCTATCAGTCGACCGGCGCGACGATCGACGCGCAGGTGGCGGCGCGCACCGGCTGGCGGCTCGGCAATCTGTCGCCGCAGGACGAATCGACCGTGCTGACCCAGTTCGCCAGCGCGCTATCGCCTGCCGACCATGACGCGCGCACCGATGCGTTGCTGTGGCAGGGTGCGACCAGCAGCGCGCAACGAATGCTCGCTTATACCAGTGAGGCCGCGCGCGCGCTGTTCACCGCGCGGCTGGCGTTCCGCAGCAATGCCGAGAACGCCTCGGCGCTCGCCGCCAGCTATGACGCGATCGGCGCACGCGATGCGGGCTATATCGCCGACAAGGCGATGTGGCTGCGCAACTCGGGCGCAAGCCCCAGCGCGCGCGGCTGGCTGGCGCGCACCCGCACCGACATGACGCGGCCGGGCAATGTCGAGAAATTCTACGAGGCGCTGCTGGTCAATGCACGCGCGGCGGCGGCGGACGGCCAGTGGCAGACCGCCTATGACATCGCGCGCCAGATCGACGACGCTTACCCGGCGGGCACCGACGTCTCGACCAAGCCTTATGGCGAGCGCGACGATTATACCTCGCTGGCGTGGCTGGCGGGTCAGGCCGCGCTCAAGCTCGGCCGTCCCGCGGATGCGCGCGCGATGTTCGAACGCTACGGGCTCGGCAGCCAGTCGCCGCAGACGCGCGCCAAGGGGCTCTATTGGGCGGCGCGCACCGCCGAGCAGGCGCGCCAACCCGACGCCAATGCGCTGTTCGAGCGCACCGCCGGCTATCGCGACCAATATTACGGCCAATTGGCGATCGAGCATCTCCGCCGCCCGCTGACCGCGCCCCCTGCCCCGCCGACGCCGGTGATAGCGGCGACAGCGCGCTCGGCTTTCTATGGTCGGGAGGTGGTGCGCGCGGCGCAGTTCCTCGGGCAGGCCGGGCAATATCAGGACCAGACCGCCTTCGTGAAGCAGATCGCGGCGGATGCGACCAGCGACACCGACCATTACCTCGCGGACGAATTGTCGCGCTCGCTCGGCCGCCCCGATCTTGGCGTGCTGCTCGGGCGCAGCGCGATGCAGAACGGCCTGACCGAATATAGCGCCACCGGCTTCCCGACCGTCGCGGTGCCGAGCGGATACGAGGCGGAGTGGCCGATGATCCACGCGGTCGCGCGGCAGGAAAGCCAGTTCGACCGCATGGCGCGCAGCCCGGTCGGCGCGAGCGGCTTGATGCAGTTGATGCCGGGCACCGCACGCGAGCAGGCCGGCAAGCTCGGGCTCAGCTACGATCCGCTGCGGCTGACCAACGACACCAATTACAACATCCAGCTCGGCTCGAGCTATTTTCAGCGGATCTTCGCGCTGTACGGCAGCTATCCGCTGGCGATCGCCGCCTACAATGCCGGGCCGGGCAACGTGAACAAGTGGCTGCGCGCCAACGGCGATCCGCGCACCGGGAGCGTCGACGCGGTCGATTGGGTCGAGGCGATCCCGTATGGCGAGACACGCAACTACGTCCAGCGGGTGCTCGAAAATGCGGTCGTCTACGATCTGATGAACCCCTCGCGCGCCAAGAGCCGCGGGCCGAACAATCTCAGCTGGTATCTCGGGCGGTCGCGCGGCGGATGA
- the greB gene encoding transcription elongation factor GreB — MNDRPNYLTPDGYRKLREEYEQLFAKDRPALVETISWAAGNGDRSENGDYIYGRKRLREIDRRLGWLSKRMKAAKVVDLAQQQDRSRVWFGATVTIADEDDNERVLTLVGDDEAEAGAGRVGWNAPIARALRGAAVGDVRRVMLPAGEREYEIVAIGYPEPQGS; from the coding sequence ATGAACGACCGGCCCAATTACCTGACGCCCGACGGCTATCGGAAGCTGCGCGAGGAGTATGAGCAGCTGTTCGCCAAGGATCGTCCCGCGCTGGTCGAGACAATCAGCTGGGCGGCGGGGAACGGCGATCGGTCCGAGAACGGCGACTATATCTACGGCCGCAAGCGACTGCGCGAGATCGACCGTCGGCTCGGCTGGCTGTCGAAGCGGATGAAGGCCGCCAAGGTCGTCGATCTCGCGCAGCAGCAGGACCGCTCGCGCGTGTGGTTCGGCGCGACCGTGACGATCGCCGACGAGGACGACAACGAACGCGTGCTGACGCTCGTCGGCGACGACGAGGCCGAGGCGGGCGCTGGGCGGGTCGGATGGAATGCGCCGATCGCGCGCGCCTTGCGCGGCGCGGCGGTCGGCGACGTGCGGCGCGTCATGTTGCCGGCGGGCGAGCGGGAATATGAGATCGTGGCGATCGGCTATCCCGAGCCACAGGGGTCGTGA
- a CDS encoding NYN domain-containing protein, translating into MAADDNPNLNIALLIDADNASWQALDPVLTALAEFGRVNVRRVYGNWSKEGLKGWREMSVKHGIEPQQQFDLTRGKNATDMKMTIDAMDLLHRGRVDAFGIMSSDSDFMPLATRIRQDGLDVYGFGNSNTPAGFRNACTRFIDVNALMETTKPKRARRVEVPFGESVPPPIGVSATAPPPAPAPATTRPAEDPELLQLLHDAYDSLKPDAKGFVRLSALGQRAANRSSFDVRNYGYKRLSDLVDAIGSIDVDRRDNHVLVRWKD; encoded by the coding sequence ATGGCTGCCGACGACAATCCCAATCTAAACATCGCGCTGCTGATCGACGCCGACAATGCGTCGTGGCAAGCGCTCGACCCCGTGCTGACCGCCCTTGCCGAGTTCGGCCGCGTCAACGTGCGCCGCGTCTACGGCAATTGGTCCAAGGAAGGGCTGAAGGGCTGGCGCGAGATGAGCGTCAAGCACGGCATCGAACCGCAGCAGCAGTTCGACCTGACGCGCGGCAAGAACGCCACCGACATGAAGATGACGATCGACGCGATGGATCTGCTCCACCGCGGCCGGGTGGATGCGTTCGGGATCATGTCGTCGGACAGCGACTTCATGCCGCTCGCCACCCGCATCCGGCAGGACGGGCTCGACGTCTACGGCTTCGGCAACAGCAACACGCCGGCGGGCTTTCGCAACGCCTGCACGCGCTTCATCGACGTCAACGCGCTGATGGAGACGACCAAGCCGAAGCGCGCGCGGCGGGTCGAGGTGCCGTTCGGCGAGTCGGTGCCGCCGCCGATCGGCGTGTCGGCAACTGCGCCGCCGCCAGCCCCTGCCCCGGCGACGACGCGCCCGGCGGAAGATCCCGAACTGCTGCAGCTGCTCCACGACGCCTATGATTCGCTGAAGCCCGACGCAAAGGGGTTCGTGCGGCTTTCCGCCCTGGGCCAGCGCGCGGCCAACCGGTCGAGCTTCGACGTGCGCAATTATGGCTACAAGCGGTTGTCCGACCTGGTCGATGCGATCGGGTCGATCGATGTCGACCGCCGCGACAATCACGTGCTGGTACGATGGAAGGATTGA
- a CDS encoding M28 family peptidase: MRLTLALALAATIATPVLAEDASPQRLSDDVRVLASPEYGGRAPGTAGEKKTLDWLVARFTALGFQPGGSDGQWLQKVPLIHTRVAPDARMTIGRTTVTQGKEIAVTTVRAVPTVAITDSPMVFVGYGVSAPEAGWDDFKGMDIRGKTLVFLVNDPDFEAQPGDDAKGKFGDRRMTYYGRWTYKFEEAARRGAAAALIVHDTGGAGYPWSTVNASNGENYDIVRTASDPRVPLQGWIEHDVADRLFADAGLDLAKLRVAARSKAFRPVAMKPLFSAGATVAVERIESANVLAKIPGTKRPHETVMFAAHWDAYGEGPADASGKTLRPGANDDALGSAGVVELARLFKAAPAPERTLVFALWTGEERGLLGSEHYAAHPVYPLAKTAANLTLDILQTAGPAKDVVLVGQGQSSLDGLLAEAARAQGRVVTPETFSERGLFYRADHFSVVRRGVPSLLLMALGGAADLRDGGRAGGQKWLDDYMACYHKTCDAWDAGWKLQGAAADVDLFHAMGARLSKAGVWPTWSAGSEFLTLRNKSAGERK, encoded by the coding sequence ATGCGGCTTACTTTGGCGCTGGCGCTGGCCGCGACGATCGCCACTCCGGTGCTGGCGGAGGATGCTTCGCCGCAGCGGCTGTCCGACGACGTGCGCGTGCTCGCGTCGCCCGAATATGGCGGACGCGCGCCCGGTACGGCCGGCGAGAAGAAGACGCTCGACTGGCTGGTCGCGCGCTTCACGGCGCTCGGGTTCCAGCCCGGCGGCTCGGACGGTCAGTGGCTGCAGAAAGTCCCGCTGATCCACACCCGCGTCGCGCCGGACGCGCGGATGACGATCGGACGCACGACGGTGACGCAGGGCAAGGAGATCGCGGTCACCACGGTACGTGCCGTGCCGACCGTGGCGATCACCGACTCGCCGATGGTGTTCGTCGGCTATGGCGTGTCCGCACCCGAGGCCGGATGGGACGACTTCAAGGGCATGGACATACGCGGCAAGACCCTGGTCTTCCTCGTCAACGATCCCGACTTCGAAGCGCAGCCCGGCGACGACGCCAAGGGCAAGTTCGGCGACCGCCGGATGACCTATTACGGGCGCTGGACCTACAAGTTCGAGGAAGCCGCACGACGCGGGGCGGCCGCCGCGCTGATCGTCCATGATACCGGCGGTGCCGGCTACCCATGGTCGACGGTCAATGCCTCGAACGGCGAGAATTACGACATCGTCCGGACCGCCAGCGATCCCCGCGTGCCATTACAAGGCTGGATCGAACATGACGTGGCCGACCGCCTGTTCGCCGACGCCGGGCTCGATCTCGCGAAGCTGCGCGTCGCGGCGCGGTCCAAGGCGTTTCGCCCCGTCGCGATGAAGCCACTTTTCTCCGCCGGTGCGACGGTCGCGGTCGAGCGGATCGAAAGCGCCAACGTGCTGGCGAAGATCCCGGGCACGAAGCGCCCCCACGAGACCGTGATGTTCGCGGCCCATTGGGACGCGTATGGCGAAGGCCCGGCGGATGCGTCGGGCAAGACGCTGCGCCCCGGGGCCAACGACGATGCGCTGGGTAGCGCCGGCGTGGTCGAACTGGCGCGCCTGTTCAAGGCGGCGCCCGCGCCGGAGCGGACCTTGGTGTTCGCGCTATGGACCGGCGAGGAACGCGGGTTGCTGGGCTCCGAACATTATGCTGCGCATCCGGTCTATCCGCTCGCCAAGACCGCGGCGAACCTGACGCTCGACATCCTCCAGACCGCGGGTCCCGCAAAGGACGTGGTGCTGGTCGGGCAAGGACAATCGTCGCTCGACGGGTTGCTGGCGGAGGCGGCGCGTGCGCAGGGCCGTGTCGTGACACCGGAGACGTTCAGCGAGCGCGGGCTCTTCTATCGCGCCGACCATTTCTCGGTGGTGCGGCGCGGGGTGCCGTCGCTGCTGCTGATGGCGCTGGGCGGCGCGGCGGACCTGCGCGACGGCGGTCGTGCGGGCGGGCAAAAGTGGCTCGATGATTACATGGCCTGCTATCACAAGACCTGCGACGCCTGGGATGCTGGATGGAAGCTGCAGGGCGCCGCGGCGGACGTCGACCTGTTCCACGCGATGGGGGCGCGGCTATCGAAGGCAGGCGTGTGGCCGACGTGGAGCGCGGGCAGCGAGTTTCTGACGCTGCGCAACAAAAGCGCGGGGGAGCGGAAGTAG